Genomic window (Puniceicoccaceae bacterium):
GGAGGAATCCCTGCTCCTCTCATTTCGACCGTTCAAAACGAATGTGCCGAAATCCCTTCGTCTCTCAACATCCCAAAGACGACACCAGGAGAAATCGGCGAGTCCGTTACCTGTTATTACCAAAAGCGATCTTCCGGTTTGACCTCGCCACGCGTCTCCCTAATTTGGCCACTTCACTGGCAATCAAACCTGTGTAGATGCCCACTCCTGGGCTTGCCACTTCCTTTTTTCATGAAATCCATCCATCAAATATTTTTCATTCCTCTTCTCAGTGTTGCGACCTGCTTTTCCACTCTGCATGCAGATCAGATCGAAACCACAGATGGTTCCATCCTTCGGGGGACCATTACCGCCATTCAGGATGGTGTCATCAAGCTCGACACTCCCTGGGCGGGTATCATTGAGATCCAACAAGCAGCTGCGACCCGAATTTCAGTCGAATCGGACCTGCAGGTCGTACTGACAGATGGCACGCAAACCACACTGTCTGCATCCGCTGAAGGTGCTTCTGCTATTCCCGCAAACCGCATCACATTGGCAGGCACTTCCGTGGATGTCGGCGAAAACAATGCTACTGCCGCAACACCCGAAACCGTAGCTGCATCCGTCTGGAAGTTTGAAACCGCTGTAGGAATTCACGGAAAATCCGGCAACAGCAACAAACAGGATTTCTCCGGAAGCTTCGCCGCCATCCGGGAACGGGAGAAAGATCGTCTCGAATTCAACCTGCGCTATCAAATGTCCAAATCCGAAACTGCAGGTCGCCATTCGGAACGGACTGCCGATGAAGCCATTGCAAAAGCCGACTACACCTCATTCTTCCTGCCGACAGTCGGTTGGTACCTGCGGGAAACGCTCGAACAGGATCGCTTCGAAAACCTCAAACTGCGGAGCCTCAGCTCTGCTGGTCTTTCCTGGAAGGCACTGACCACTCCTCAAACCTCTCTGGAGTGGAATGCGGGGATAGCCCTTCGTTACGAGTCTTATGGGTTTGATCTGGATCGGGACGGTGTGGAGGATCGAACGGGAAGCACCAGCGAACCAGGTGTCACCGTTGGACTCAAATTCAAATCCTCCCTGACG
Coding sequences:
- a CDS encoding DUF481 domain-containing protein, which produces MKSIHQIFFIPLLSVATCFSTLHADQIETTDGSILRGTITAIQDGVIKLDTPWAGIIEIQQAAATRISVESDLQVVLTDGTQTTLSASAEGASAIPANRITLAGTSVDVGENNATAATPETVAASVWKFETAVGIHGKSGNSNKQDFSGSFAAIREREKDRLEFNLRYQMSKSETAGRHSERTADEAIAKADYTSFFLPTVGWYLRETLEQDRFENLKLRSLSSAGLSWKALTTPQTSLEWNAGIALRYESYGFDLDRDGVEDRTGSTSEPGVTVGLKFKSSLTDWAEWATVIDINPIFDDFSDFRLDHVSTLDMPLGSSDRWKLRFSLAHQYNSKVPDAVDKLDTTYALSLLLQWK